Proteins from a single region of Pangasianodon hypophthalmus isolate fPanHyp1 chromosome 7, fPanHyp1.pri, whole genome shotgun sequence:
- the slc25a43 gene encoding solute carrier family 25 member 43, with product MATVNKDDRLTSSQSFLCVGFAGIFSKTVTSPLEVVKILSQVGTFHCKCGFMRSFLLIYQREGLRAFWKGNSVSCLRLFPYSAIHLGTYKTIIHLYMDELGRISQWKAIVTGGLAGISAALLTYPLEVAETRLIAQNCRESTYRGVVHTLSSINRHEGFLALYRGFSLTILGAVPFSIGCYVVFINLDKLWQEHHFRFTSLQNFINGCLAAGVAQTLSFPFETIKRKMQAQSPLLPHCGGVDVHFTGMIDCFKQVIKTKGVLSLWSGITANMLKIIPYYGLLFSCFEMCKQFCLYQNGYTESPLSYKLKPGVDQSLGPQELQEFKRYLRNRQIQAQSSSMGNRWQT from the exons ATGGCGACCGTTAATAAGGATGACAGATTAACAAGTTCTCAAAGTTTTCTATGTGTCGGGTTTGCAGGAATTTTTAGCAAAACCGTTACATCACCTCTTGAGGTGGTGAAAATTTTGAGCCAAGTGGGGACTTTTCACTGCAAATGTGGCTTTATGCGCAGTTTTCTACTTATTTATCAGCGTGAAGGTCTGCGGGCGTTTTGGAAAGGAAATTCGGTTTCCTGTCTGCGCTTGTTCCCATACAGTGCCATACATCTGGGAACCTACAAAAC GATCATCCACCTCTATATGGATGAGCTTGGTCGTATTTCCCAGTGGAAGGCCATAGTGACTGGAGGTCTAGCAGGTATATCTGCTGCTCTGCTTACATATCCCTTAGAGGTGGCTGAAACCAGATTGATTGCCCAGAACTGCAGAGAATCCACATATCGGGGTGTGGTGCACACTCTTTCCAGTATAAACCGACATGAGGGGTTCCTAGCTCTCTACCGTGGCTTTTCTCTCACTATATTAG GTGCAGTTCCCTTCTCGATTGGCTGCTATGTAGTTTTTATTAACTTGGATAAGCTGTGGCAGGAGCACCACTTCCGTTTCACATCTTTGCAGAATTTTATCAATGGCTGTCTTGCTGCAGGAGTGGCTCagactctctctttcccttttgaGACCATTAAAAGGAAGATGCAG gcTCAGAGTCCTCTTCTGCCACACTGTGGAGGAGTCGACGTCCATTTTACCGGGATGATAGACTGCTTCAAGCAGGTCATCAAAACCAAGGGTGTCTTGTCCCTGTGGAGTGGCATTACAGCCAACATGCTCAAG ATCATCCCTTACTATGGCCTGCTCTTCAGCTGCTTTGAGATGTGTAAGCAATTCTGTCTTTACCAAAACGGCTACACCGAGTCTCCATTAAGCTACAAGCTCAAACCAGGAGTGGACCAAAGCCTGGGCCCTCAAGAACTGCAGGAGTTTAAGCGCTACCTGAGAAACAGACAAATACAGGCCCAAAGTTCATCAATGGGAAATCGGTGGCAAACTTAA
- the slc25a5 gene encoding ADP/ATP translocase 2: protein MSETAISFAKDFLAGGIAAAISKTAVAPIERVKLLLQVQHASKQITADKQYKGIVDCVVRIPKEQGVLSFWRGNLANVIRYFPTQALNFAFKDKYKKIFLDGVDKRTQFWRYFAGNLASGGAAGATSLCFVYPLDFARTRLAADVGKAGAGREFTGLGDCLVKIFRSDGLKGLYQGFNVSVQGIIIYRAAYFGIYDTAKGMLPDPKNTHIIVSWMIAQTVTAVAGLASYPFDTVRRRMMMQSGRKGADIMYTGTIDCWRKIARDEGSKAFFKGAWSNVLRGMGGAFVLVLYDEFKKFI from the exons ATGAGCGAAACCGCCATTTCTTTCGCCAAGGACTTCCTGGCTGGTGGTATTGCCGCCGCCATTTCCAAAACAGCTGTTGCTCCCATCGAAAGAGTGAAACTACTTCTTCAG GTTCAACATGCCAGCAAACAAATCACAGCTGATAAGCAGTACAAGGGTATTGTGGACTGCGTTGTCCGTATTCCCAAGGAGCAGGGTGTCCTGTCGTTCTGGAGAGGTAACTTGGCCAATGTCATCAGATATTTCCCCACTCAGGCCCTCAACTTTGCTTTCAAGGACAAGTACAAGAAGATCTTCCTGGACGGCGTAGACAAGCGCACCCAGTtctggaggtactttgctggtAACTTGGCCTCTGGTGGTGCTGCTGGTGCCACCTCTCTCTGCTTTGTCTACCCTCTCGACTTTGCCAGAACCCGTCTGGCAGCAGACGTTGGCAAAGCCGGAGCCGGGAGAGAGTTCACAGGTTTGGGCGACTGCTTAGTGAAAATCTTCAGGTCTGATGGCCTGAAGGGTCTGTACCAGGGCTTCAATGTATCTGTGCAGGGTATCATCATCTACAGAGCAGCTTACTTCGGCATCTACGACACAGCTAAGG GCATGTTGCCAGATCCCAAGAACACCCATATCATTGTGAGTTGGATGATTGCTCAAACTGTAACGGCTGTTGCTGGTCTTGCATCCTACCCCTTCGACACTGTGCGTCGTCGTATGATGATGCAGTCTGGCCGCAAAGGAG CTGACATCATGTACACCGGTACAATTGACTGCTGGAGGAAGATTGCTCGTGATGAGGGTAGCAAGGCCTTCTTCAAGGGAGCTTGGTCCAATGTTCTCCGAGGCATGGGTGGTGCCTTTGTGCTCGTCCTGTACGACGAGTTTAAGAAATTCATCTAA